In bacterium, the genomic window ATGCGATCCTGCTCAAGCTAGGCAGGCACTTCAGGTTGGGCTCGGGCGCCAAGGCCATAGTCGGGAGAGACAAGGAAGATAACGAAAGGATAATGGCGGCGGCAGGGGAGGATGATATCCTCGTCATATGCGACAACACCCCCGGACCGGCCGTTCTCATAGTGCATACCGACGCGGAAAATGATATAAAGACTGCGGCTCTGCTGTGTGCCAGTTTTTCAAACAGCAGCGCCTTTGAAGTCGACATGGCGATACGGCGCATGGGCGAAGAGGGCCGAATTAAGGCAAAGCCTGTTGCGCGCAATGAGTTTGACGGAATGAGGATAGGATGATGGCGACACGTGAACGCACAAAGACGCGCACCTATTACGAGCTCCTTGGAGTCACTCCGTCGGCGCCGGAGGAGATCATACAGGCGGTATGGCGCGCTTGGATGCGCACGATGCGTGTGCATCCGGACCTGGGCGGCAACGAGGAGTTCGCAAAGGCGATCAACGCGGCTTACGATACGCTCTCGAATCCCGAGAAGAGGGCGCAGTACGACGCCGAGATATCGCAAGAATTTGCGCCCGAAAACGAGGTGAACAGGCGCGCGCCGCGCACCAGGGTGGAGGCCGAGATCGCGTATTGCGCCAAACCCGACGACGGATGGCTCGCTGCGAAGGTCGTGGATGCCTCGGCCCTCGGCATGCGCGTAAGGACTGAGAAGCTCATGACCGTCGGGCAGAACATCGCCATAGCTTTTCCGGAAAAGCCCAGGCACGCCTACGAGGCGAAGGTCCGCTGGATGAGGACCTCTGACGATTTCAGCGAGTGGCGCTGCGAGGCAGGGCTTGAGTTCTTCTCGCCTATACCCGATATCCTGCATAGGCTAGGCTATAAACGGCCTTGACAGTACGAGGGTCAAAGGGTAGGTGGTTCCCCTCATATTGCGGGGTAGAGCAGCCCGGTAGCTCGTCAGGCTCATAACCTGAAGGTCACAGGTTCAAATCCTGTCCCCGCTACCAAAAAGGGGTCCCTTTCGGGGGCCCTTTTCTTTTTTTCTAAGCAACATTTTCTGCGATAGGTCGAAAACCCCCTTGGATACCTATCCCAGGAGATACACTGATGGCAGGACCCGTCACGACATGGAATGCAACGATCGCGATGCCGATTTTCGCGTCGGATCGTGCCTCAGGGGACGCCGATGAAGCGCAGGCGGCTGCGGAAAACGAGTTTGAGGTTGCGCAGGTGCCCCAACAGGACTCTTTTGGAATAGGGGCCGGAAGTTTCGTCGTCATGGGTGCATTGGCTGCGGCAAGCCTTGTGTCTCTGTGGAGGGCAAGGCGTATGACCGTAGTTTCCGAACGCATGCATGATTTGATCAAAGCCGATCTGTTGAAGCTGCAGCCCTGGGACCAGCGTGCAATATATGTGAAGGAGAAATTCGCCGCATTGGATGCGCAATCCCCTGATCCGTTTCTGGGATTTGAACAGGAGATGTTCAGGAACTGCGTGTTGGTTTTCAATTGCGATCTCAAGAAGCAGACCCTGCTCCGCAATGCAGGGCCTGCGGCTTTCCTCATGGAGTACTGGAAGGCGAGGGGGCAGGCACGCAATGTGC contains:
- a CDS encoding DnaJ domain-containing protein, coding for MATRERTKTRTYYELLGVTPSAPEEIIQAVWRAWMRTMRVHPDLGGNEEFAKAINAAYDTLSNPEKRAQYDAEISQEFAPENEVNRRAPRTRVEAEIAYCAKPDDGWLAAKVVDASALGMRVRTEKLMTVGQNIAIAFPEKPRHAYEAKVRWMRTSDDFSEWRCEAGLEFFSPIPDILHRLGYKRP